The following proteins are encoded in a genomic region of Necator americanus strain Aroian chromosome II, whole genome shotgun sequence:
- a CDS encoding hypothetical protein (NECATOR_CHRII.G8146.T1), with amino-acid sequence MKVGKHCSQEHGIVKEVGGVCVFLNGNIAIEMDTFERPELDVHGYKQEVEVFYMDLDKFYRKDHTFCKKLLIRQCGAARAAGNQELTSEFARLCREPVKEDIEMGKVEVLAEAAEEKESIRRAVQ; translated from the exons ATGAAAGTGGGGAAGCACTGTTCTCAGGAACATGGGATAGTAAAGGAGGTTGGTGGAGTTTGCGTCTTCCTCAACGGTAATATTGCAATTGAAATGGACACTTTCGAACGACCCGAATTGGACGTTCACGG ctacaaacaagaagttgaagttttctatatggacctagacAAGTTCTACAGAAAAGATCATACCTTCTGCAAG AAACTTCTGATACGACAgtgtggagcagcacgagccgcaggcaaccaagaactcacatCCGAGTttgcaaggctttgcagagaacCGGTGAAGGAGGACATTGAAATGGGTAAAgtagaagtgttggctgaagctgcagaggagAAAGAAAGCATTCGCAGAGCTGTGCAGTAA
- a CDS encoding hypothetical protein (NECATOR_CHRII.G8147.T1) has translation MGRLGVKIDGRQPHHVRKLIEFDETCGCIGLQLYLKNMMFMRIGLRCRPNPGVGQEETNGLKAYKSIEDLEETRPRTPGSLVLSSTTPWCFLL, from the coding sequence ATGGGACGACTTGGAGTGAAGATTGATGGTCGACAGCCACACCATGTACGCAAACTgatcgaattcgacgaaacatgtggatgcatcggtcttcagctgtaTCTGAAAAACATGATGTTTATGCGAATAGGCCTCAGATGTCGACCTAACCCTGGAGTggggcaggaggaaacgaaCGGCCTGAAGGCTtacaagagcatcgaagaTTTAGAAGAAACCAGACCACGAACACCCGGCTCTCTCGTGCTCAGCTCTACAACACCATGGTGCTTCCTGCTTTAA
- a CDS encoding hypothetical protein (NECATOR_CHRII.G8146.T2), with amino-acid sequence MKVGKHCSQEHGIVKEVGGVCVFLNGNIAIEMDTFERPELDVHGEPVKEDIEMGKVEVLAEAAEEKESIRRAVQ; translated from the exons ATGAAAGTGGGGAAGCACTGTTCTCAGGAACATGGGATAGTAAAGGAGGTTGGTGGAGTTTGCGTCTTCCTCAACGGTAATATTGCAATTGAAATGGACACTTTCGAACGACCCGAATTGGACGTTCACGG agaacCGGTGAAGGAGGACATTGAAATGGGTAAAgtagaagtgttggctgaagctgcagaggagAAAGAAAGCATTCGCAGAGCTGTGCAGTAA